In the genome of Sphingomonas naphthae, one region contains:
- the mutM gene encoding bifunctional DNA-formamidopyrimidine glycosylase/DNA-(apurinic or apyrimidinic site) lyase: MPELPEVETTVRGLARVLWGRTLVKVEPRRADLRRAIPADLRQRLTGAQVTGLGRRAKYGLIETDRDDTLIFHLGMSGRWRIAPETIGAHDHLLIETDTGMTLSLNDPRRFGSLDLMPTDQVAEWPPFRALGPEPLGDAFNPRHLRDRLKGRIAPIKLMLLDQRIVAGLGNIYVCEALNMARIDPRTAAGTLTLPRLTRLVAACKDVLVAAIEAGGSTLRDYARPDGELGYFSKQFRVYGREGEACPCGGIVERQVDGGRSTFWCRKCQK; this comes from the coding sequence ATGCCCGAATTGCCCGAAGTCGAGACGACCGTGCGCGGTCTCGCCCGCGTCCTGTGGGGACGCACGCTGGTGAAGGTGGAGCCGCGCCGCGCCGATCTGCGCCGCGCCATCCCCGCCGATCTGCGCCAGCGCCTGACGGGCGCGCAGGTGACGGGCCTTGGCCGCCGCGCCAAATACGGGCTGATCGAGACGGACCGCGACGATACTTTGATCTTCCACCTCGGCATGTCCGGCCGCTGGCGGATCGCGCCCGAGACGATCGGGGCGCACGATCATCTGCTGATCGAGACCGATACGGGGATGACCCTGTCGCTCAACGATCCGCGCCGCTTCGGCTCGCTCGATCTGATGCCTACCGATCAGGTGGCCGAATGGCCGCCGTTCAGGGCGCTCGGCCCGGAGCCGCTGGGCGATGCCTTCAACCCGCGGCACCTGCGCGATCGGCTGAAGGGGCGGATCGCGCCGATCAAGCTGATGCTGCTCGACCAGCGGATCGTGGCGGGCCTCGGCAATATCTATGTGTGCGAGGCGCTCAACATGGCGCGCATCGATCCGCGCACGGCGGCGGGCACGCTGACCCTGCCGCGACTCACCCGGCTGGTGGCCGCGTGCAAGGATGTGCTGGTCGCGGCGATCGAGGCGGGCGGATCGACCCTGCGCGATTACGCCCGGCCGGATGGCGAACTGGGCTATTTCTCGAAACAATTCCGCGTCTATGGGCGGGAGGGCGAGGCATGCCCGTGTGGTGGCATCGTCGAGCGGCAGGTGGATGGCGGGCGATCGACCTTCTGGTGCCGGAAGTGCCAGAAGTGA
- a CDS encoding class I SAM-dependent methyltransferase, with protein sequence MSDATRDTVSFGYTDVTPTEKTEKVGQVFRSVAARYDLMNDAMSGGMHRLWKDRFVRRVKPRRGEAILDMAGGTGDIAFRLMKSGADITVADINGAMLEVGQERAAKKGYEGLAWIEQNAETLCFADRSFDGYTIAFGIRNVTDIPKALREAHRVLKRGGRFYCLEFSTTLWPGFGEIYDAYSHRLVPKLGKLLANDEDSYRYLIESIRRFPDMPTFERMIGEAGFVRTHVEPMLGGLVAIHSGWKI encoded by the coding sequence ATGAGCGATGCAACCCGCGACACCGTCTCCTTCGGCTATACCGACGTCACCCCCACCGAAAAGACCGAGAAGGTGGGCCAGGTCTTCCGCTCGGTCGCGGCCAGATATGATCTGATGAACGATGCCATGTCGGGCGGCATGCACCGGCTGTGGAAGGATCGCTTCGTCCGTCGGGTGAAGCCGCGCCGGGGCGAGGCCATCCTCGACATGGCCGGCGGCACCGGCGACATCGCCTTCCGCCTGATGAAATCGGGCGCGGACATCACCGTCGCCGACATCAACGGCGCGATGCTGGAGGTGGGCCAGGAGCGCGCGGCGAAGAAGGGCTATGAGGGCCTCGCCTGGATCGAGCAGAATGCGGAGACCTTGTGCTTCGCCGACAGGAGCTTCGACGGCTATACGATCGCCTTCGGTATCAGGAACGTGACCGACATCCCCAAGGCGCTGCGCGAGGCGCATCGCGTGCTGAAGCGCGGCGGGCGCTTCTACTGCCTCGAATTCTCGACCACGCTTTGGCCCGGTTTCGGCGAAATCTACGATGCCTACTCGCATCGTCTGGTCCCGAAGCTCGGCAAGCTGCTAGCGAACGACGAGGACAGCTACCGCTATCTGATCGAATCGATCCGCCGCTTCCCCGACATGCCCACGTTCGAGCGGATGATCGGCGAGGCCGGCTTCGTGCGCACCCATGTCGAGCCGATGCTGGGCGGGCTGGTCGCGATCCATTCGGGCTGGAAGATCTGA